AAAGCAATTAAAAGGCGTTGACGCGCTGTCGGCCGGGGATATCGGGTGCGTCATGAAACTTAAAGATACTGGAACCAACGATTCTTTAGGCGATGAGAAAAATCCTATACAATTTCCGCCGATAAGTTTTCCGGAACCGGCAATGTCATTTTCCATAAAACCAAAGACGCAGGCGGACGAAGACAAAATATCAAGCGCCCTACATCGCCTTGTTGCAGAAGATACGACCCTTAAAGCGGTGAGGGATGCCCAGACAAAAGAAGAAATAATATCAGGAATGGGCGACCTTCATTTAAATATAGTCATAAACCGCCTCAAGGATAGGTTTGGGGTGAGTGTTGATATCGGGACACCCAAAGTGGCCTATAAAGAGACGATTATAACAAAGGGCGACGCACAATACAGGCACAAAAAGCAGAGTGGCGGCGCAGGGCAATTTGCTGAGGTTTGGCTGAGGGTAGAACCGCTCCAGCGGGGCGAGGGATTCCAATTTGTCAGCGAGGTCGTAGGCGGTTCCATTCCGGCGCCGTTTATAGTGAGTTGCGAAAAAGGCGTGAAGACCGCGCTCGATAACGGCAGTTTGGCCGGCTATCCGGTGGTTGATGTGAAGGTTGTGGTGTACGACGGAAAGACGCATCCTGTCGACTCGAAGGACATTGCGTTTCAGGTGGCTGCCAGGCATGCATTTCGCGAGGCATTTTTAAAAGCAAAGCCGATTTTATTAGAGCCTATAATGGATGTAGACGTGACAGTGCCCGATGAATATATGGGGAGCATCACGGGAAGCCTCAATTCAAGACGCGGCAGGATTCTAGGTATGGAGCCAGGTGAGGGAGCGCAGACTATTAAGGCAAAAGTGCCGCTCGAGGAGATGTATAAATACGTAAATGAATTGAAGTCTATTACGGCAGGCAGGGGAACATATACCATGAAGTTCTCCCATCATGAACAGGTGCCGTCTAATGTAGCCCAGAATATTATTCAGAAAGCGCAGGCGGCAAAAGTGGAGGAGAAGGAAGAATAGTCAGTATTTACAAAGTAACTTTTGCGTGGTATAATTGAGTAAATAAGGAAGGTAAAAAAATGTCAGGACATTCGAAATGGGCTACGATAAAACATAAAAAAGCTGCAACAGACTCTAAGAGAGGCAAGCTTTTTACCAAGTTGATAAAGATGCTTACTGTCGCGGCGAAAAACGGAGGTGGTAGTCCCGATACAAACCCTTCTTTGCGCTTGGCGATCGATAAAGCCAAAGAAGCAAATATGCCGCAGGATAACATAGAAAGGGCGATAAAAAAGGGCACGGGAGAATTGCCCGGTGTTTCATACGAATCGGTATCTTACGAAGGCTACGGCCCGGGCGGTGTCGCTTTTTACGTAGATGTGCTTACGGATAATAAAAATAGAGTGACCGCCGAAGTAAGGACTATATTTTCAAAAATCGGCGGCAACTTGGCCGGCGCGGGCGCGGTAAGCTGGCTCTTTGAGAAAAAAGGGCTTTTTATAGTAAACAAAAAAGACGCGTCCGAAGATAAATTGATGTCCATAGTGTTGGATGCGGGCGCAGAAGATATGTCGGATGAGAGCGAGACATATGAGATCAAATGCCAGCCGGTGGATTACGAAAAGATAAAAAAGGCGCTGGATGAAGCCAATATCAAGACAGAGTCCGCCGAAGTTACCTTTATACCGAAAACCACAGTTAAGGTAACGGGCGATCAGGCAAAGCAGGTGTTGAATCTGGTCGAGCAGCTCGAGGATAACGACGACGTGCAGAACGTATACGCCAATTTTGATATACCGGATGATATATTAGATAAAAGTGCGTAAGTTTCGGCTCATTTATGAAAATACTGGGTATTGATCCGGGTTTAGGTATTACGGGCTATGGCCTGGTGGATGATACTGCCGCAGGCGCTAAGCTTATAGAGGCGGGCGTCATAAGGACATCAGCCGACAAAGGCATAATGGCCCGGCTCCTCAAAATATACGACGGCCTTTCCGAGATAATAGAAGAATACCGGCCCGAAGTTATAGTAATAGAAAAGATCTATTCTCATTATAAACATCCGCGAACCGCAATTTTAATGAGCCACGCCCGCGGTGTCGTATGCCTTCTCGCGGGAAAGTATAACCTCGAACTTATTAATTACGCCTCCACTCACGTAAAGAAAACCATAGCCGGACGGGGGCACGCGAGTAAAAATCAGGTTGCGGGTATGGTAAAGACGCTTCTTTCCTTAAAAGAAGTGCCGAAACCCGAAGACGTTACCGATGCCCTGGCATTGGCTATGAGCCATCTGGACTTCATAAAAGTAAAAAGGCGGTATAAATGATATCCCAGATATCCGGAAAACTGAAGCAGAAGAAGAATAATGCCGTATGGATAGACGTAAACGGTATCTCTTACGAAGTCCTTCTGCCGGGTGTTGTGATGAAGAAGGTAGAGTCCGCCGTAGATGGAAACGGCTGTATAACGCTAATCACTTATCATTATTTTCAATCAGACCCATCGCGTTCTATCCCCGTGCTTATAGGTTTCTTGAGCGAAATAGAAAAAGAATTCTTTGAAAGGTTCATAACTGTTTCGGGTGTTGGCCCTAAAGCTGCCTGTAGGGCCATGGAATTACCTTTTTCCGCAATAGCGGATGCCATAGACAAAGGCGACATATCCATACTCAAAAGCCTGCCGGGCATAGGCGAGCAACGGGCGAGAGAGATAATAGCAAAACTGCAGGGCAAAATAGGCAAATATGGCCTCATACAGGATAAGGCAGTTTTAGGTGAGATATCAATAGAGGAAGATATTAAAAAAGAGGCCCTCGATGTACTTACTCAGCTTCAGTACGCGAAATCGGAAGCAAAAACCATGATAGAGGACGCACTTAGCAGGAATCCAAAAGCCTCATCTTGCGAAGAGCTGCTTAATGAAATATATAAGCAAAAGCAGAAGCGGAAAAAAGAGGACATAAAGTATGCCGCAAGATAACGAATCTCCGAAAAGAGAGAGATTAATAGGCCTGGAAGAGGCAGAGGAAGATGTTCTTAGTCTATCCCTGCGCCCGAGCTCTCTTTCGGATTTTGTAGGGCAGAAGAGCGTAGTTGATAACCTCATCGTCGCCATAAAAGCCGCAAAGAAGAGGAGCGAGCCGCTTGAACATGTACTCTTTTCAGGCCCCCCGGGCCTTGGCAAGACTACCTTAGCGTACATAATCGCTCACGAAATGGGCACCAAGATGACTTCTACGAGCGGGCCGGCAATCGAACGGCCAGGAGATCTTATTGGGATATTGACCAATCTTTCAGAGGGAGATGTCCTGTTTATAGACGAAGTCCACAGGATGCCAAAGATTGTGGAAGAATTTTTATATCCTGCGATGGAAAATTTCCAGATAGATTTTATAATAGATAGAGGGCCTTACGCCAAAACGATAAAATTTAACCTTAAACGTTTTACTCTTATAGGCGCTACCACGAGATCCGGGCTTTTGAGCGCGGCCCTGCGCGACAGATTCGGGATGTTTTATCATATGGATTTCTATGAACCCGGCGAACTTGTTAATATAATAAAGCGCTCCGCTTCTATTCTTGGTATACATATTGACTCGGATGGAGCCCTTGAGGTCGCCAAAAGAGCGCGCGGAACTCCAAGGATAGCGAACCGGCTTTTGCGGAGGGTGAGGGACTGGACGGAAGTGAAAGCCGACGGTACCATTATAAAAATGATCGCCGAAAAGGCGCTTAATGATCAGGGCATAGATACTCTGGGGCTTGATTCGGTAGACAGAAAGGTGATAAAATCTATAATGGATTTTTATAAAGGCGGGCCTGTCGGCATAGAGTCGCTTGCCGCTACGTTAAACGAGGAAGAAGATACGATAGTAGATGTAGTCGAGCCATTTTTACTCAAGATAGGATTCTTGAAGCGAACGTCGCGCGGCCGCGAATTGACGGGCCTCGCGTACGAACACATGGGCGTTTCTGTAAAGCGTTCGCCTCAAAAAGAGTTTTTATAATGCGGGTACTATTACATGTCTGCTGCGCACCATGCTCCATCCATCCCTCACAGGAACTATTAAAAGATAAATCCGGGCATGTTACCGGTTTTTTTTATAATCCGAACATACATCCCGCCGGAGAATACGAAAAGAGGCGCGCTGCCCTCATAGAGTATTCCAAAAATGCTCATTTTGATGTTGTCTTCGACAAATACGAGCCGGAAGTTTTTTTCAGTAAAATAGGTATACGCACCCAGGCACCGGAGCGCTGTAAGCTTTGCTGGCAAATGAGGCTTGAAAAAACGGCCGAAAGTGCCAAGGCCGGAGGGTTTGACGCCTTTACCAGCACGCTTTTGGTAAGCCCCTACCAAGACCAGGAAGAGATCATAAGAATAGGTTCAGAATGCGGGGGGAAATTCGGCGTTGAATTTATATCTGCCGATTTCCGCGGCGGTTTCAGAGAGGCACAGGAAGAAGCGAAGGCTCGCGCCTTATACAGACAGAAATACTGCGGTTGTGTATTCAGCGAAAAAGAGAGATCAGAGAAAAGATGCCGGAAATAAGAAACCTTACCCGCCTAATTTATTGTTTGACATTCTTTCTTGCCGTGTGTCCCTGTGCGCAAGAGATGGCTTTTGCTGCCCCGGCTTCTTCGGGCATAAATTCATACGTGGTAAGAGTGGCGGTAATAAATGATGCATCCGAAGTGGAATTGAGGGTCAAGGGGCGTTACAGCATACATGCCCTCCCTATGCTTGAGATGCTGCGAGAGGACTCTAATTTAAACAAATGCCGCATAGTCCCTACCAATAGCGGCCTCTTGATGGGTGTAGAGGCTTTTAATATTTACGGGATCAGGATAAAACCTATCGGTGCGGCAACCATATATGTAAACGGCCGGAAATTCAGGGGCGATATAGACGTGGTGAGAACCGAGAAGATGAAGCTTTTGGTGATCAACCACGTTGATATAGAGGATTATGTAAGCGGGGTTCTGTATCACGAAGTATCACACCTTTGGCCCATGGAAGTACTTAAGGCGCAGGCGATTGCGTCGCGAACTTTTGCTGTTTATAAGACTATAGAGTCGCTCGGACGCGATTATGATTTGACAAACGATATATATTCGCAGGTTTACGGCGGCAGGACATCCGAAAAGTACAGGACGAGCAGGGCTGTAAGAGAGACGAAAGGAAAGATATTGATATACAAGGATAAAGTCCTGCCGGCTTATTTTCATGCTACGTGCGGAGGCCATACGGAAGACGCATCTTTATTATGGAATGTAAATATGCCGCCGTTAAAAGGAAAGCCGTGTTCGTATTGCCAAAAATCACCGCACTTTAAATGGACAGCGACCATTTCCCTTGCCGATATAGAAGGAGGTCTCAATAAGGCCGGTTATAAAGTGGGCGGTATAAAAGATATAAAGATATTGTCCAGGGATAATTCCGGCAGAGTTGCTCAAGTCGGTATTCCAAATACACTTGGCGAGGAAAAGATTCCCGCCAATAGATTCAGATTGGCTGTGGGGCCCAATATCTTACGGAGCGCCAATTTCGACGTGGTACTAAGGGGGAAATCCGCACTTTTTACCGGAATAGGCTGGGGGCATGGTGTAGGCATGTGCCAATGGGGCGCTTATTATATGTCTAAAGACGGATTCTCCGCAGCGGAGATACTAAAGTTTTATTATCCGGGGGCCAGCATAGCGAATATGAAGTATTTGTTAGAAGAAACCAATGAATAAGCTTAGCGATTTTGACTACGACCTTCCTAAGGAACTTATAGCGCAGTATCCCGCCGAATCGAGAGATTCCTCCCGAATGCTTGTGCTTGACCGAAGAAGCGGCAAAATCACGCACGGAAGATTTTCGGATTTCCCCGGCCACGTTAAGAAAGAGGACATATTGGTGCTCAATAATACCAAGGTCATGAATGTGAGATTGGTAGGCCGCAGGTTGACAGGAGG
The Candidatus Omnitrophota bacterium DNA segment above includes these coding regions:
- a CDS encoding SpoIID/LytB domain-containing protein — its product is MPEIRNLTRLIYCLTFFLAVCPCAQEMAFAAPASSGINSYVVRVAVINDASEVELRVKGRYSIHALPMLEMLREDSNLNKCRIVPTNSGLLMGVEAFNIYGIRIKPIGAATIYVNGRKFRGDIDVVRTEKMKLLVINHVDIEDYVSGVLYHEVSHLWPMEVLKAQAIASRTFAVYKTIESLGRDYDLTNDIYSQVYGGRTSEKYRTSRAVRETKGKILIYKDKVLPAYFHATCGGHTEDASLLWNVNMPPLKGKPCSYCQKSPHFKWTATISLADIEGGLNKAGYKVGGIKDIKILSRDNSGRVAQVGIPNTLGEEKIPANRFRLAVGPNILRSANFDVVLRGKSALFTGIGWGHGVGMCQWGAYYMSKDGFSAAEILKFYYPGASIANMKYLLEETNE
- a CDS encoding YebC/PmpR family DNA-binding transcriptional regulator; this translates as MSGHSKWATIKHKKAATDSKRGKLFTKLIKMLTVAAKNGGGSPDTNPSLRLAIDKAKEANMPQDNIERAIKKGTGELPGVSYESVSYEGYGPGGVAFYVDVLTDNKNRVTAEVRTIFSKIGGNLAGAGAVSWLFEKKGLFIVNKKDASEDKLMSIVLDAGAEDMSDESETYEIKCQPVDYEKIKKALDEANIKTESAEVTFIPKTTVKVTGDQAKQVLNLVEQLEDNDDVQNVYANFDIPDDILDKSA
- the ruvB gene encoding Holliday junction branch migration DNA helicase RuvB, with protein sequence MPQDNESPKRERLIGLEEAEEDVLSLSLRPSSLSDFVGQKSVVDNLIVAIKAAKKRSEPLEHVLFSGPPGLGKTTLAYIIAHEMGTKMTSTSGPAIERPGDLIGILTNLSEGDVLFIDEVHRMPKIVEEFLYPAMENFQIDFIIDRGPYAKTIKFNLKRFTLIGATTRSGLLSAALRDRFGMFYHMDFYEPGELVNIIKRSASILGIHIDSDGALEVAKRARGTPRIANRLLRRVRDWTEVKADGTIIKMIAEKALNDQGIDTLGLDSVDRKVIKSIMDFYKGGPVGIESLAATLNEEEDTIVDVVEPFLLKIGFLKRTSRGRELTGLAYEHMGVSVKRSPQKEFL
- a CDS encoding epoxyqueuosine reductase QueH, with the translated sequence MRVLLHVCCAPCSIHPSQELLKDKSGHVTGFFYNPNIHPAGEYEKRRAALIEYSKNAHFDVVFDKYEPEVFFSKIGIRTQAPERCKLCWQMRLEKTAESAKAGGFDAFTSTLLVSPYQDQEEIIRIGSECGGKFGVEFISADFRGGFREAQEEAKARALYRQKYCGCVFSEKERSEKRCRK
- the ruvC gene encoding crossover junction endodeoxyribonuclease RuvC — encoded protein: MKILGIDPGLGITGYGLVDDTAAGAKLIEAGVIRTSADKGIMARLLKIYDGLSEIIEEYRPEVIVIEKIYSHYKHPRTAILMSHARGVVCLLAGKYNLELINYASTHVKKTIAGRGHASKNQVAGMVKTLLSLKEVPKPEDVTDALALAMSHLDFIKVKRRYK
- a CDS encoding Holliday junction DNA helicase RuvA — protein: MISQISGKLKQKKNNAVWIDVNGISYEVLLPGVVMKKVESAVDGNGCITLITYHYFQSDPSRSIPVLIGFLSEIEKEFFERFITVSGVGPKAACRAMELPFSAIADAIDKGDISILKSLPGIGEQRAREIIAKLQGKIGKYGLIQDKAVLGEISIEEDIKKEALDVLTQLQYAKSEAKTMIEDALSRNPKASSCEELLNEIYKQKQKRKKEDIKYAAR